The Tursiops truncatus isolate mTurTru1 chromosome X, mTurTru1.mat.Y, whole genome shotgun sequence DNA segment ATTTGGCCACCAGCTCATCCAAAACCCACTCTGTCACTGCTGGGTCTTTAGTGTCATACACAATAAAAGCATCGTAGCAAGAATTTGGTGATATCAGACGTCGATAGCCCTTTATTTTGGCCTTACAGAAATGGTAACTATACCACACATCCCAGAAATAGAGATGGTTTGCTGTTGTGATCATCATCAGAAAGAGAGCTGCCGATATGGAAAGTGAGAACAGGACGAAGTTAGTCAGATCTAACTCACAGGTATATAGATCCAGAGACACTACACTCTGGCCCTTGTGTGCTCCTGGTCCCATACAAGTCACATCTGTGGCCAAGTAAGGAATCGTCACCTCTGTATGGTTAACCCACCAGACAAACCACACAGCATCACAGTTGCACAGAAACCGATTGTGATGCAAAAACAGAATGTTCAGGTTGTTGAGGACGTTTTCTGGAAAACTAGTCTTTTGGATAACCTGGATTTTATTCGAGCTCAGGTCCAGATGCCGTAACTGGAAAGCATCTTGTAGAAAATACTTTGTCAGGTGCCTGATTTGATTGTTCTTAAGTATGAGTTTCTTGAGGCTGTGGGAACAGTTGGATAATCTCTCAGGGACAGTCTTCAGTTGGTTGTAGCTGAGGTCCAACGTTTCTAGATTGCTCAGGTACTGGAGTCTTCCCCAGTTGAAAGACGTGAGCCCATTTTTGGCCAAGGAGAGAGTCTTCAGATTTGGAGGCATACCATCAAAAACTCCACTAGGTAAGAAACGCAGGGAATTTTCAGAGATGTCTAATTCCTCTAAGCTCAGCAGATTCTTAAAGAGTTTTAAGTATCTATTATCACCATCTCTCCATAAAATATCCAAATGATTGCCTCTGAATTCCAGAATTTTAAGAGATTCGCTCTCCATGGTCCTGCTGGTGGAGGTAGCGATGTCATTGTTGTTCATCATcagtttcttcagaacctttaGGTTCTTGGTGAAGTTTAGCATGTGAGTTATTCCTTCTGATTGAAAATAATGGCTGTTACTACTTATATCTAGGACTTCCAGGTTGCGTAGCTCCTCAAATGCCGTTGAGTAGAGTAAATCAAGCCGATTGTTAGAGAAGTCCAAATATTTCAACTCCACTAAAGGCTGAAATTCACTACCATTAAGCGTCTGGCTAATGCTATTTCCCGATAAGTTTAGGCATTTGAGGAAAGAAAGATGCTGAAACTCAGAAGacttgataaaaaatatattatttccacTTAGGTCCAAGGTCGGCCCATACTTGTAACAATCTTCATTAAGAGACAAGAGAGAAGGAGGCTCTTTGCTTTTGGACCTGCAACTCCTTGCAAATTCATCATACTTGAAATAATGTAATGCTTCAAGGACGTGGGGCCCATGACTTTCTACAGAAGTTCTCATGTTAGAGCAGAAGCCATCTTCACTTGAATCTCCTGAAGGTGATATTTTATTCACTGAGAGATCTATGAATTTCAATGTTTTAAATTGGTTAAATATGCTGAGGTCAGCGATTTTTATAAAGTTAGTGCCAAGATCAAGAACTTCAAGATTGGAAAGATTATGTAATGGGGAGAGGTATGAACTTCTCAGCTCTTTAAAGACATAGCCTTTGATCCGCAAAACTTTCAAGTTTTTCAGTGAAGAAAATGCATCTGACAGATTCATAAATGCACGATAGACCTGAAGTTCATAATTGAAAGACAGATCCAATTGGACAAGGTTGTGGAGAAGATGCAAAAATTTGGCATCCCCAATTTCTTTGGCCAAGAAGTTTTGGGAAAGATCTAGTTCTTTAAGTTTGTTAACGTTTTTAAACCATCTTTGGGGCACATGCTGAAGAGAGTTACTGTGTAGACGTAAAATTTGTAATTCTGTCAATGCATCAAAAGCATTTAGGTCGATATGTAGGGGAGAATTATTTTCACAGGGTGTACAAGGAAACGGAGCATTATAACAACGAGGGCAATTTCCACTTAGGTCAAGAACTTGCAGTCGATTGAGGTTATTAAAATCATCTTCTTGGATCTTTGCAATGATGTTGTTATAAAGATAGAGTTCAGTTAAAGTAGGTGGCAAAATAGTGGGGACAGCTGAGATATTGTTATCTTTTAGGGAGAGCAATTTTAAATTTGTCATATTTAGAAAAGCATCTTTTTCAATGGAAAACGAAACATTACAAGGATTGCGATAGTAACAGTTTTGGCCCAGGTAGAGTATTTCGAGGTTGGCCAGTTCTGTTAGGTTCTCTTTCATGATCGAAAAGATGTTGTTGGCCTCAAGGCTCAGCAGCTGTAAGCTGGGAGGAAGATCCTGAGGTATTTCTAGAAGCTGGTTTCCATCCAGGTAAAGAGATTTTAAATAAGTGAGTTTACTAAAGCTGCTGGGTTCAATCTGCAGCCTTCTGGTGCACACATTGTCTTTTGGCCCCGGTCGAACAGGTACACAGTTGCATCTGAAATCGATCTCTACCAGGTGGTCCAGCCGGTAGAAGGACGCTGGAGAGATACCCGCTATATGGTTAATGGTGAGGGTGAGGTTGGTGGCATTGGTGGGAATGTCTCCAGGAATTTCTGTCAAATGCTTGTCTGTGCAGTCCACGATCACATGGGCGTTTGGAGCATCCAGAGTGACATCACAGGGCAGAGTTTTAGGAAACCATCTAGCCCCAAGGAGTTCGGAAATTAGGATCATGTTAAAAAGGATGAGAAATTGTCTCTTCGAGGTCCACATTAGAAACACCTGAAAGtataagaaagaacaaatggCCCTTCTAAAATACACCAagaatcagaatttaaaattccCGTTTGCTGCCTCTCTTTTGCTACATTTGAAACTAAATAGTCCGGGTTGATGGTTCTCACCGGTCTAAACAGCACCCCGACCTCCACCCCATGACTGTAGTTGTCAATTACTGAGGTTCATAAAAAACTTAGTTACATATTTAGCTTTTAGCATCTTAGCTTTTCAGTATTATAGCTTTTAAGTTGGGAGAAGCAGCGTTTTCCTATTCACTGTTATTTAGAATGCTGCAATGGAAGAGCCATCAGTTAGCTGCCGAAGGCTGAAATTTGAGAGGGGTGTGCGGGGGTGAAGGAATGTTAAAATGCAGCTACATCTGGAAAGAAAAACTTTAGTGCAGTTAATGTTTGTTTGTTAAGCCTGCTCTGGCACACATTAGAAGAGTCCTTCACAATACTCGAGCCTCTTAATATTCTAAGGAGGGAAACAAAGGTGAtccattacccccattttacagattaagacaCAGCTCAGCGATATTAACTGATTTGTCCAAGGTCGCACAACTCCCGCCATTTTGGCACTACTATCTATAAGCCGGGCTTTCCTCTTGGGCTGTTTTTGGAAATCATCTCCGAGATGATTTGGGGATGAACGTTTTCCCTACACATTGGGTTTATATTACACAAATTTGGAAAGGGGAGGGTAGAGAGTCAGGGCACTGCCTGGGTGACCCCCAATGGATCAAACAGGATACTcatgggaaggaaaagggaggggcTGTTAATAATTTATGCCAAGACTACAGGCATAAACTAAGACTCCCTCAGGCCAACTGAGACATGTGGGAACCTACTCTTAATGGCGATTCTTGGGCATCCAGGTTTAGCATGAGAGACACTTGCACCCTGGGAAGAAAGACCTTAAAAGGGAACGTGGGACACACTTGAAGAGCTTTACTAACCATCATATTAACTCGAGCTTGCCCTGCGTAGGGTGGTTTAACCACAGGCTTGCTCTCCAGTTTCAGGACTTGTAGCAGTATTTTCCTCCAGAACACTGGTTTTCATTTAACCGGTGTTTATCCATGGAATGATCCAGCCTGTGTCTCTACAGCAGACTTCCAGCTCCATTAATGCTTCTGTCCTCCCAAGTGACTGAATCAACCAGTCATACTGATATCTAATAAACCAAGTGTCTACTTCCCTTAATTCCTCCAATGGAGGGTAAATAAGCAAAATTgcccctcagttttcttttttttttccggtacacgggcctctcactgttgtggcctctcccgttgtggagcacaggctcgggacgcgcaggctcagcggccatggctcacgggcccagccgctccgcggcatgtgggatcctcccggaccggggcacgaacccgtgtcccctgcatcggcaggcggactctcaaccactgcgccaccagggaagcccgagccctAACTTTTGATCACGGTGTGCAAAGCCTTCCATAATTTGGCTCCATCTCCTTGTCTAGGTTGACCTCATACAACTCCCCTACCAGCTTCTCTAATCACTGAGCCCAAGACCAGCTTGCAGTTCCCTGACCTGCAAGCCCCTCCACCTGGAGTCCTCTTCCCTACCATTGCCACCCACCAGAATTCTGGTTATCTTTTAAGGCTGTACTTCTCAATCTGGAGCAGTCAGATCCCTGGGAAGATGTGGCAAAGGCCGGGAGTATGGGAAGCCCTTAGCTAAATAGTGTATCTTCCTTGGGCATCAATCTTACTCAAAGATTCAGGAAAAGCATCCACCACTCAGGGAAGAGGGATTAAGTCAAGATGCGGGGGAAGGGCTTTAGAAGAGGGAAAGGGGATAAGTACAGTGAGCTATTTGTATGGTCCCTGATAACAGGATCCCAGACCCTGAACCCATCCTCAGCTATGCTTCTGTCGGAAGACATGATGGGTTCATGAATCCCACTATCAAAAGGCAATAAGTAATGCTGCTAAGAGTGATATTAAGGACCAGGGAGGTCCAGGCAGGGACCAAATGGATAAATGACAAAGACAAATCATGAACCAGGTGTCCTCTTCCGATCCCATTCCCAGGAGCTGGGTCCAGCAAACCACTGACCTTAACACACTGGAGACCATGACTGTGACATTCGCAGCCTCTATACATGGACATATTATAAATTACAATGAATGCAAAATTAATCAGAAAgtctttttctcccttatttctGAACTTTTTCTCGCACCTGTCCACTTTCCTCCTTGTCTGCTACCCCAACCCTACTCCACTTTGCCATGAGGTCTCACCCTGTACTACGCACTGGCCTCCGACCTGCTCTCCCttgcccccttcctcctccacaaTTCATCCATCAAGAGCATCAGAGCAGTCTTTATAAACACGAATCAGATCAACTACAACGATTTCTTATTACATTTTGAATGAAGTCCAAAGTCTTCACCATTGTTTATATCGTGCATGTTCTGACTCCAGCCTATCACTCTGACCTTGAACCACCTTTCCCCTTGTTGGACCACACACCAGACATCCGGCCTGTTTTCTGTTCTGCACTTGAGCCAGTCTTGGCACTTGCTGTTCCGTCTTCCCGAAGttatctttctcctcctcttcccacagCCAGGTCATTCTCATCCCTTGGCTGTCTGCTTAAATGACACATCCTCAGAGAGGCCGTCTCTAGGCAACTTTTCTAAATACCCTCCCATGTAAGAATAGTGATAAAGGCAGGAACAGTAGGTAACTTAGGTAGCATTTACCATATGCTGGGCAACGGTTtcagtgctttacatatatgaactcatttaatcctcataataactgCATGAGGTCTTCGACCCCTTATCCACAGCCTTTGGACCTAGATGTGTTTTGGAACTCAGAATTTTTCGGATCGTAGAAGGTAATATGGTGCATGTACCTCGTATTATGTAATACTCCAACTGGAGTCTGGGGCAGCATCTCATaatcaaacacacaaaaatttgtgCAGTGAAGCACAGGACTGTCCACTCTAAGtgggattttaaaaaaggaagaacaacaactactactactactacataATTCGGTTCAGGTCAAGATGCACTCCCAAATGAGTTCAGATCAAGTCGTGTTTGCCATCAACTGAATTAGGACAAAGCTTTCAGTTAGGGGATTTTGGAATTGTAGACCtctattatcatttccattttacagatgagtcaactgaggcacagagaggtataTGTACTCTGCACTAGACtactctgctttatttctttcatagccTTAAGCACCATCAGAAATTATCTTGTTGATCGTTTATGTGCTTCTGGTTTACGTGCTTACTTGTTTTACATCTATTCTGCATGAAAACGTAAGCTTCAAGGGAGCAGGGTCTTGTGTGTCTTCATAAAAGACAATGTCTGGCACTTAATGCTGCATTATGTTTGctaaatacatgaatgaaagaatgaatgcataCATGAATGAATAGTGAAACAGCAAAATAGTTAAAAGAAATTTCTCCTTGGAGTAGGTTCCTTCAGACTACACCCCCAGCCTCCTCAGGGGTCACATTCTCCCTCTTCTATTTGCCCTGGGGTTCCTTGGGGGGAAAGGTTTAGGAAGCTCTGCTTTTATAATGCCCAGTGCAAACCTATCTTCTTCAAGAAGCTTTCTGGGATCAACCCAGACAGAAGCAGTTGCCTTCTCCTCTCATCTCCTACTTCACTGATTACATGTTGAGCTTGTGAAAAGAACTCCAGATGGAGGTTAGACGAACTGGGTCCTGCCCTGCCTTCATAGTTCATTCTCTGTGTACCCTTCAGAGGTGGGCACTGTGCTCAGGAGGAGATCCCCTACAAGAGGATGATGGACACAGAAATAACAATATGGGATACCGAGGACCCAGACAACCTTCCTAGATCAAGACAATGGGCTTGGACTAGGAAATCCCCCAACAGTTCTTTACCTTGAAACTGTACCAAGTATCTGGTgagaaagaatttatttaaaaaaaatcagaattctactgactcattcattctttcatttgacGAATATTGATTGGATACCTACTAGGAGCAGCAGATATAGAATCTCTGTCCTTAAAGAGCTCAAAGCCTAGTGGAGGAgggaaaaaatatacagatttaaaatagaatgtgggggacttccctggtggcacagtggttaagaatccacctgccagtgcaggggacacgggttcaagccctggtccgggaagctcccacatgccacggagcaactaagccagacaccacagctactgagcctgcgctctagagcccacaagccacaactacggagcccacttgcctagagcccgtgctccgcaacaagagaagccaccgcgatgagaagcccgtgcaccacaatgaagagtagcccctgctcactacaactagagaaagctcacacggagcaacaaagacccaatgcagccaaaaattaaaaaataaatgaaaaataaaataaaatagaatgtggAACACCATTAGTTCTTTCCAGATGAGATGCTGCCACTTGCATATGTGTAGATTAACTGTATGTTGTTCTTATTCGAGGAGTATTTCCTGATACTCCCAATTCCTTTTATTATTCTCAGAGGCTCCAGAGATtgttctatatctatatatttttcccctttctttcatcTCATAGTGATAGAATCTCCATTTAGAGTTGGGCATATGCCACTCTGAAAAAAGATTATATTtctcagactcccttgcagctatgACCATATGACTATGTTAAAGCCAATGTGATGGGAGAGGAAGTGAGATGTGTAATTTCTGGGACATGTCCTTAAACAGTGagactcttccccttcctcctgtctACTTCCATCCGGCTTCTTGTAATATGGATATTGTAGCCACCATCTTGGAATGatgcaaatgaggaaaatgtgCTAGGGTTGGTGAAGCAACAAGGTAGATGATCCAGAGTATGTAGATCCTTGCATGACCTCATAGAGCAGAGTGGAAACAAAAGCTCTGAACTGCTGACTTCTAGGAGTTTATGAGAAATCACAAGATTGTTATGCTCAGCCAGTGTTAATTGGAATTTCTATTGCATGACTGCAAACCTAATTTTAGTGGCGTAGAATTTAGAATGACACAAATgtacatatctatgaaacagaaacagatacagagaacagacttgtggttggcaaggggggtaggggagagatggactgggagtttgggattagcagatgcagactaatatatataggatggataaacaacaaggtcctactgttgAACAtggggaactgtattcagtatcctgtaatacaccataatggaaaagaatatgataaagaacATACACATtaatgtataactgagtcactgtgctgtacagcggaaattaagacaacattgtaaatcaactatacttcaataaaattaatttaaaaagaaagaaagaaagactcaGGTATTGGAAACTAAAAAACTAGTGACCCATGTTACGCTGTCACAAAAACACTTGATACTACTGTCACCTATGCTACCTTGGAAGGCAGAATACCTGCCAACTGTGACTTTTGTTTTCCCGgtcttattgaaatataattgacatatagcattgtattagttttaggtgtacaacataatgatttaatacatgtatatatcgtgaaatgatcaccacagttaGTTACCATGCATCACtgcacatagttacaatttttttcttgtgatgagaactcttaagatctactgtcttagcaacttttaaatatgcagtataatattattaactatagtcaccatgctgtacatgacaTGCCCAGAATGCCAACTGCAACTTTACTCTTAGGGGAAATGATTTGACAATATTCATAATGATGGCATGTGTTGATGACTTCTTCTTGTTCTAGGCAATCTTATGAGAGAAATGACCTATAGGGCTGAAGTTAGCCTAGCAGGAATGGGAGGCTAACTTTAGCTCCAGTTCTGCAAGCAGGGATAGAAGGAAATATAGCTTTGCTAAGTGAGGTTTTCTCTGCCTGCAGCCTAAACTCTAAAGATGATTAAGACTTCCTTAATTTGGGGCCTTGTGGGGTTGAAAAAGCCAACTGCCTTACCCCAAACAACAGCAGATGTCACAGATACAGCTTGAAGAGGAAGTAAGTGTATGCTCTCATGCATTTTTCGAGCACTTTCCATTAAGCATTTTCTAGCAGACAGTGAACGCCAGTCCAGGGCCCAAAAAATCTGATTAAGAGTGTTGCCTTCCTCTTGACTCAGACAGCCTCTGGGAAGTTGATTAAATTCAGAGAGAAGAACGCTGAGAGAATACAGAATCCTTAGACTTAAATGGTCTAAAGCTGCTCTGGCCAATGTGATAGCCACCAGTCACATGCGgttgtttacatttaaatgaattaaaattaagtgcaattttgaaattcagttcctcagtcacactaaccATATTTCAAGGGCTCAAAGTCACATCAGGCTCATGGCTACCGTACTTGAGCATGCAGATACGGGAACATTTTCCATCATTGTAGAAAGTTCTATTAGACAGTGCTGGTCAGGGCCAGGGCttggcaaacttcttctgtaaagggccagacagccAATATTGTAGACCAAATTGAGGCTGTTATGTGGCTACTTAAATAACTATTTAGAACATAACGAATTAAGGTGGTCAGAACCATTCTTACCTCACAAAATCAGGTGGTGGGACAGATTTGGTTCAGAGCTCATAGTTTTCAGGCCCCTGGGCTAGACAAAACCTTCCACTTGCACATGGAATTAGCTCTAAGATCCAGGCGACTCAGATACAGAGCTGGCCCTCAGCCATCCTGCTAGCTTACCTTTCCAGGGGTCTTGGTATCAACTCACCCATCGCCCCCTCTAGGTGCTAAACACTCTGAGGTTCACGGACTTGTCTTTACTTGTGATGATGATGCCTGCCACCTCCTGAGCACAAGATAAGTATCTGCTGAGTAAATCAAGGCTTTGAACATTCTTCAAATCCCATGGAAGGCTCAATGATCATAAATAGCAAAGTCTTTCCAAAGATCAGGTTTTTGACAAGGGGACGAGGAGAGACCAGGAGGGTTGGGGGCCTCTAAAAGAAGGGCTGAAATGGGAAAAGAGCCACAGAGGACAAAGGGGATGCAGTCAGAGGGAGGCTGTGGGAAGCAGACCCACAGAAGAGCTCTAGGCAATCTGCTGTCTCAGAAGTTCTGGCCCCTTGAGCCCGAAACCCTAGTGAGAGCACAGAGCTCATTTGTCTCTCCTGGGAACAGGCACAGCCAGGATGGGACTGTCCCTGTCTTATACTCAGTCGTTGAGTCCCAGCCCAAATGGCCCTTGGAACGCTGTATGCAAGGCAAGCCTTCTCTCGGCTCTCTGCGCAGGCTGCCTGGAACTCACAGATGGACCCTGATCAAGCAGGTGAGGAAGAAACCTGAGTCAATGAACAAAGCCTTTCTAAATTTGTTATTTACAGAGAAATAATACCTTTGAGGCTTAAGAACGAAAAGATATTCTTGagaagatgattttaaaatgtgaaatattccTTTATTCCCATGGAAATTTCTCCTTTCAAACCATGGGCAACTACCTGCTTCAGACTGAAGCTAGGACCTTCGCTTCAACTAATGCTATTTTCAAATGTAAGCGTTCGTTCAGCATAACGccaggcttcttttttttcatttcatacaaATAATCCacgttattttgtttttttctgcttttttggcAGTGATTGCCCCAAACATAAGTCTTTCAGGAATTTGATTTGTAAAATAGCATAATACACCATAATAGGCCCGGCTTTAGTCATGAATCATAGCTAATTACACATGCAAATACACTGGGTAAATTTGGATGCTCAATTTGTGAGCTAATTGTGGTAAAAATGGGAATGTTTGATTCTGTATGCACAGGTGTTCTGTTCTCTCAATAATCTCCTCCATGCAAGGCACTACGTGAGATGCAGGAGGGGAATGATGATGAGTTAGACACCATTCCTGCCCAATTAGGAACCAAATTCCTCCACCGCTGCGTCTCAGAAGCCGTGTATATTCCCAAGCAGAGAACTCTCTGCTTTCAGGGAAATCCACGGCAGGGGAGAAAGAAGAGTTTGTGGGATGGGGTCTAGTCAGGCCTAAAGGTAAGGCTGCCTGCCCACCCTTCAAACAGAAGCTTGAATACACAACCCTCTGAAGAGGCGACACGTGTCCCATTAGATGCCTCATTTTTGTGGCAGGACTGTATTCAGAAGTGTATTCTCCTGATGTGAGATCCATTTTAGATTCCTGCTAGAATGCCTACGGTTGTAGAGCTATGACTCCTAATAGGAAAACACATGGACTTAGATGAGTCTAACTTTGTGCTTTGCTGACTGTTTTTAGCTTCAAGACTTTGCAAGCTCCTGACATGGATGCAATCTGAGGACATAGAAGGACAGatggcaggagggaggaaatgaGTTTCAGTGGTTTGAGTTTTGCAACAAGTTAGAGGAAGACCAGGATTAGTCTGACTTCTCATGTTTATGTATTCTGGGGCTTAGCTCCTGTGAACTCAAAGTCAGATCAGGAGTcagcctagagattatcatactaagtgaagtaagacaaatatcatatgatatatgtagaatctaaaaaaattatacaaatgaacttatttacaaaatagaaagagactcacagacataggaaacgaacttatggtttgtttgggaaaggggggagggataaattgggagcagcggattaacagatgcacactactatatataaaatagataaacaacaaggacctaccgcagagcacagggaactctactcaatattctgtgataacctacaatggaatagaatgaaaaaagaatatagatacacacacacatatgtatgtatgtataaccgaatcactttactgtacacctgcaactaacacaatattgtaaatcaactatacttcaataaaaaataaataaaaattaaacttaaagaaAGTCAACTGCTCTGATGAACATCTACTGACTGAATTCTCCTAaaccttgattttctcatctaCACA contains these protein-coding regions:
- the TLR7 gene encoding toll-like receptor 7 isoform X2 → MVFLMWTSKRQFLILFNMILISELLGARWFPKTLPCDVTLDAPNAHVIVDCTDKHLTEIPGDIPTNATNLTLTINHIAGISPASFYRLDHLVEIDFRCNCVPVRPGPKDNVCTRRLQIEPSSFSKLTYLKSLYLDGNQLLEIPQDLPPSLQLLSLEANNIFSIMKENLTELANLEILYLGQNCYYRNPCNVSFSIEKDAFLNMTNLKLLSLKDNNISAVPTILPPTLTELYLYNNIIAKIQEDDFNNLNRLQVLDLSGNCPRCYNAPFPCTPCENNSPLHIDLNAFDALTELQILRLHSNSLQHVPQRWFKNVNKLKELDLSQNFLAKEIGDAKFLHLLHNLVQLDLSFNYELQVYRAFMNLSDAFSSLKNLKVLRIKGYVFKELRSSYLSPLHNLSNLEVLDLGTNFIKIADLSIFNQFKTLKFIDLSVNKISPSGDSSEDGFCSNMRTSVESHGPHVLEALHYFKYDEFARSCRSKSKEPPSLLSLNEDCYKYGPTLDLSGNNIFFIKSSEFQHLSFLKCLNLSGNSISQTLNGSEFQPLVELKYLDFSNNRLDLLYSTAFEELRNLEVLDISSNSHYFQSEGITHMLNFTKNLKVLKKLMMNNNDIATSTSRTMESESLKILEFRGNHLDILWRDGDNRYLKLFKNLLSLEELDISENSLRFLPSGVFDGMPPNLKTLSLAKNGLTSFNWGRLQYLSNLETLDLSYNQLKTVPERLSNCSHSLKKLILKNNQIRHLTKYFLQDAFQLRHLDLSSNKIQVIQKTSFPENVLNNLNILFLHHNRFLCNCDAVWFVWWVNHTEVTIPYLATDVTCMGPGAHKGQSVVSLDLYTCELDLTNFVLFSLSISAALFLMMITTANHLYFWDVWYSYHFCKAKIKGYRRLISPNSCYDAFIVYDTKDPAVTEWVLDELVAKLEDPREKCFNLCLEERDWLPGQPVLENLSQSIQLSKKTVFVMTDKYAKTENFKIAFYLSHQRLMDEKVDVIILIFLEKPLQKSKFLQLRKRLCGSSVLEWPTNPQAHPYFWQCLKNALATDNHVTYSQVFKETA
- the TLR7 gene encoding toll-like receptor 7 isoform X1; this encodes MVLTPVFLMWTSKRQFLILFNMILISELLGARWFPKTLPCDVTLDAPNAHVIVDCTDKHLTEIPGDIPTNATNLTLTINHIAGISPASFYRLDHLVEIDFRCNCVPVRPGPKDNVCTRRLQIEPSSFSKLTYLKSLYLDGNQLLEIPQDLPPSLQLLSLEANNIFSIMKENLTELANLEILYLGQNCYYRNPCNVSFSIEKDAFLNMTNLKLLSLKDNNISAVPTILPPTLTELYLYNNIIAKIQEDDFNNLNRLQVLDLSGNCPRCYNAPFPCTPCENNSPLHIDLNAFDALTELQILRLHSNSLQHVPQRWFKNVNKLKELDLSQNFLAKEIGDAKFLHLLHNLVQLDLSFNYELQVYRAFMNLSDAFSSLKNLKVLRIKGYVFKELRSSYLSPLHNLSNLEVLDLGTNFIKIADLSIFNQFKTLKFIDLSVNKISPSGDSSEDGFCSNMRTSVESHGPHVLEALHYFKYDEFARSCRSKSKEPPSLLSLNEDCYKYGPTLDLSGNNIFFIKSSEFQHLSFLKCLNLSGNSISQTLNGSEFQPLVELKYLDFSNNRLDLLYSTAFEELRNLEVLDISSNSHYFQSEGITHMLNFTKNLKVLKKLMMNNNDIATSTSRTMESESLKILEFRGNHLDILWRDGDNRYLKLFKNLLSLEELDISENSLRFLPSGVFDGMPPNLKTLSLAKNGLTSFNWGRLQYLSNLETLDLSYNQLKTVPERLSNCSHSLKKLILKNNQIRHLTKYFLQDAFQLRHLDLSSNKIQVIQKTSFPENVLNNLNILFLHHNRFLCNCDAVWFVWWVNHTEVTIPYLATDVTCMGPGAHKGQSVVSLDLYTCELDLTNFVLFSLSISAALFLMMITTANHLYFWDVWYSYHFCKAKIKGYRRLISPNSCYDAFIVYDTKDPAVTEWVLDELVAKLEDPREKCFNLCLEERDWLPGQPVLENLSQSIQLSKKTVFVMTDKYAKTENFKIAFYLSHQRLMDEKVDVIILIFLEKPLQKSKFLQLRKRLCGSSVLEWPTNPQAHPYFWQCLKNALATDNHVTYSQVFKETA